A window from Oceanidesulfovibrio indonesiensis encodes these proteins:
- a CDS encoding sulfotransferase family 2 domain-containing protein — protein MRERLIFQHIPKTAGSAARAGLAQLFSPQTVFLCGPDGVLDNLLTLPREKKDAISFLSGHVDYGIHKIFSAPTVYAAFLRHPVERVFSHWWHIFTRPEHRFHDFAQSTTLDGFLDAAIRPRMNNCMTRMLSGINPPYGECPESMLKAALRNTTESYCFLGTQERFDESYAMLASLLGAEGDALKPPPERNLSENRPRVEELPRETRRRIERLNGLDIELYEKLKPRLPMVMTPRVVSRNW, from the coding sequence GTGCGTGAACGACTGATCTTTCAACATATTCCGAAAACAGCCGGCTCCGCTGCACGTGCGGGGCTCGCGCAGCTGTTCTCGCCGCAGACGGTGTTTCTTTGCGGGCCGGACGGCGTGCTGGACAACCTGCTGACCTTGCCCCGGGAGAAGAAGGACGCCATCAGTTTTCTCTCCGGCCATGTGGATTACGGCATCCACAAGATCTTCTCCGCCCCCACGGTCTACGCCGCATTCCTGCGCCATCCCGTGGAGCGCGTCTTCTCCCACTGGTGGCACATCTTCACCCGGCCGGAGCACCGCTTCCACGATTTCGCGCAATCCACCACGCTGGACGGATTTCTGGATGCAGCCATACGGCCGCGCATGAACAATTGCATGACGCGCATGCTCTCCGGCATCAACCCGCCGTATGGCGAGTGCCCCGAATCCATGCTCAAGGCGGCGCTACGCAACACCACGGAATCCTACTGCTTTCTCGGCACGCAGGAGCGATTCGACGAATCCTACGCCATGCTCGCTTCGTTGCTGGGCGCGGAAGGCGACGCACTGAAACCGCCGCCCGAGCGCAATCTTTCGGAAAACCGGCCCAGGGTGGAAGAACTCCCGCGCGAGACACGCCGGCGCATAGAACGGCTCAACGGACTGGATATCGAGCTCTATGAAAAGCTCAAGCCGCGCCTGCCCATGGTGATGACGCCGCGCGTAGTGAGCAGGAACTGGTAG
- a CDS encoding BMP family lipoprotein codes for MQRRTIVILAFALLLCLPGKGDATEPLTVAFLAGAGGLKSPFNQLAYDGLLEASGSLPLEIIVDTTIADADDPELKRDALERAVDLGKAKYVIASGREWAEAVRKSAEKNPKVLYTLINAELEGLDNVSCVVFAEEEGGFLAGALAASMSRTGLFGFIGGMDLPEIEAFAAGFAAGAQEVGAEATVYVEYLSDDTRDFKGFRSPDLGYAIASRMYASGVDVIFAAAGASGEGVIRAAEETGAWAIGVDYDQDNLAEGHVLASVIKRVDQAVLHELNRVMARRFTPGVQVFGLKNGGVSLSDMAYTREKIGEDVLANLMVLEQRVVDGEITVPETLNAVQ; via the coding sequence ATGCAACGCCGCACTATCGTTATCCTCGCATTCGCGCTGCTTCTGTGTCTTCCCGGCAAAGGCGACGCAACGGAGCCGCTCACAGTGGCCTTTCTCGCCGGAGCCGGCGGGCTGAAAAGCCCGTTCAACCAACTCGCCTACGACGGACTTCTCGAGGCGTCAGGGAGCCTGCCATTGGAAATCATCGTGGATACGACCATTGCCGATGCGGATGACCCTGAGTTGAAGCGTGACGCGCTGGAGCGTGCGGTTGATCTGGGCAAGGCGAAATATGTGATAGCCAGCGGTCGCGAATGGGCCGAGGCGGTGCGCAAAAGTGCGGAAAAGAATCCGAAGGTTCTGTACACCCTGATCAATGCCGAGTTGGAAGGCCTGGACAATGTCTCTTGCGTGGTTTTTGCGGAGGAAGAGGGAGGATTCCTGGCCGGTGCGCTCGCAGCCTCGATGTCCAGGACCGGGCTCTTTGGGTTCATCGGCGGCATGGACCTTCCGGAAATCGAGGCGTTTGCGGCCGGGTTTGCCGCCGGAGCACAAGAGGTTGGCGCTGAGGCAACCGTCTATGTCGAGTATCTTTCTGACGACACAAGAGATTTCAAGGGATTTCGTTCGCCTGACCTGGGCTACGCCATTGCCAGCCGCATGTACGCCTCGGGCGTGGACGTCATCTTCGCCGCTGCCGGCGCTTCTGGAGAGGGCGTCATCCGGGCCGCAGAGGAGACTGGCGCCTGGGCCATCGGTGTGGACTACGATCAGGACAATCTCGCCGAAGGGCATGTACTTGCCAGTGTCATCAAACGCGTTGACCAGGCCGTGCTCCACGAGTTGAACCGTGTCATGGCAAGGCGGTTCACTCCGGGAGTCCAAGTATTCGGTCTGAAGAACGGCGGCGTGAGCCTCTCGGACATGGCCTACACGCGAGAGAAGATAGGCGAGGATGTGCTGGCCAACCTCATGGTGCTGGAACAACGTGTGGTCGACGGTGAAATTACCGTTCCCGAAACTCTGAATGCCGTGCAGTAG
- a CDS encoding methyl-accepting chemotaxis protein, with amino-acid sequence MLRIAQIAFHLKLLFGTIAAVALAIGILTAANLHQVDTSLRTLGRTSVKSFTESVSAMMDMQTMLLADKARADLGFMSKTIYSMGFPARNQMNTVDMEVVDQETGATERLSLPALEISGTLVTGNATMATIIQDKMASEATFFQLHEGRLVRVSTSIENKDGNTALGYAIPADSPIAEALAAGKHFAGIVEEPDGWYQAAYMPLQDFAERIIGVIAVGREVITPEFQRIIDTQKIGGKGYGFIFTRDGELVSHPSRKGQSLVGAPYWDAFKATTDGYVEYERDGVPMVAYLKYFEPWRMTYGFAMPVADMAHGLDEKLVITGTVLAVAAVLLVSGVILLVVRVSARPLRELSAYTKAVSGGNYDASISYQANDVIARTIASTQDMVRDLKSKLGFAQGVLKGVTLPAAVVARDGAVSWANRQMLDLLHKKGSPEDYTGVPFSEMVYGDASRQTLSHRALQENRQLHDVMELDLPALGLRIMDVTTTPFSDMDGNILGTLTVWYDLTDITRQRELIEEQNQTIAAAADRAGTIAEELTEAARSLSLHVEESKTGADLQRTRSSENSLSMERMNESVVEIAQSASNAAQKAEDARTHAQNGASLVGRVAEVFRSLEQHSKELEHSHTELAGLAKNVGSIISVIQDIADQTNLLALNAAIEAARAGEAGRGFAVVADEVRKLAEKTMNATGDVTRVITNIQKGTKRNSEATDAAIRSVVDSGSLVEESRASLEAIVTMSQETAGQIQAIAAAAEEQSSVSDAVNQATSEIEAASSDVARAMDESTRSIQELADLSGRLKALIETMRSHAV; translated from the coding sequence ATGTTGCGAATCGCCCAGATAGCCTTTCATCTCAAGCTCCTCTTCGGCACGATAGCCGCCGTGGCTCTGGCCATAGGCATTCTCACAGCAGCAAACCTCCACCAGGTGGATACATCCCTCCGGACTCTCGGCCGGACCTCGGTGAAGTCCTTTACCGAAAGCGTCAGCGCGATGATGGACATGCAGACCATGCTCCTTGCGGACAAAGCGAGGGCCGATCTCGGGTTCATGTCCAAGACCATCTACTCCATGGGATTTCCCGCTCGCAACCAGATGAACACCGTGGATATGGAGGTCGTGGACCAGGAAACTGGAGCAACCGAACGCCTCTCCCTTCCGGCCCTGGAGATATCCGGAACCCTCGTCACCGGCAACGCCACCATGGCCACCATCATTCAGGATAAAATGGCGAGCGAGGCGACGTTCTTCCAATTGCACGAAGGCCGGCTCGTGCGCGTTTCCACATCCATTGAAAACAAGGACGGCAATACGGCCCTCGGCTACGCCATACCTGCGGACAGCCCCATCGCGGAGGCCCTTGCCGCCGGTAAGCATTTCGCCGGCATCGTGGAGGAACCGGACGGCTGGTACCAGGCTGCGTACATGCCCCTCCAGGACTTTGCCGAACGCATCATCGGCGTCATCGCCGTAGGCCGCGAGGTCATCACGCCCGAGTTCCAGCGAATCATCGATACCCAGAAGATAGGCGGCAAGGGGTATGGCTTTATTTTCACCAGGGACGGCGAGCTGGTGAGCCACCCGAGCAGGAAAGGCCAGAGCCTGGTTGGCGCGCCGTACTGGGATGCGTTCAAGGCAACCACGGACGGCTATGTGGAGTATGAGCGCGACGGCGTGCCCATGGTGGCCTATCTCAAGTACTTCGAACCCTGGCGCATGACATACGGCTTCGCCATGCCCGTGGCGGACATGGCGCATGGCCTGGATGAAAAGCTCGTCATTACCGGCACGGTCCTCGCCGTGGCCGCCGTGCTTCTGGTCAGCGGCGTCATACTCCTCGTGGTGCGTGTGTCGGCCCGTCCGCTGCGCGAGCTATCCGCCTATACCAAGGCCGTGTCCGGCGGAAACTACGACGCCAGCATCTCGTATCAGGCCAACGACGTCATAGCCCGGACCATCGCCTCCACCCAGGATATGGTCCGGGATCTGAAATCCAAGCTCGGATTCGCCCAGGGCGTGCTCAAGGGCGTCACCCTGCCGGCCGCCGTGGTCGCGCGGGATGGCGCAGTGAGCTGGGCCAACCGTCAGATGCTAGACCTGCTGCACAAGAAAGGTTCCCCGGAGGATTACACCGGAGTGCCGTTCAGCGAAATGGTGTACGGGGACGCTTCCAGGCAAACCCTCTCCCACCGCGCCTTGCAAGAGAACCGCCAACTGCACGATGTCATGGAGCTGGACTTGCCGGCCCTGGGTCTGCGCATCATGGATGTGACCACCACCCCGTTCAGCGACATGGACGGCAACATCCTGGGAACGCTCACGGTCTGGTACGATCTGACGGATATTACACGGCAGCGCGAGCTCATCGAGGAGCAGAACCAGACAATAGCCGCCGCGGCCGATCGCGCCGGCACAATCGCCGAAGAACTCACCGAAGCCGCCCGCAGCCTTTCCCTGCACGTGGAGGAGTCCAAAACTGGTGCGGACCTCCAGCGCACGCGTTCCAGCGAGAACTCTCTTTCCATGGAGCGGATGAACGAGTCCGTGGTGGAGATCGCGCAGTCCGCGTCCAATGCTGCGCAGAAAGCCGAGGACGCCAGGACCCATGCGCAGAATGGCGCCAGTCTCGTGGGGCGCGTGGCCGAGGTGTTCCGTTCGCTGGAGCAGCACTCCAAGGAGTTGGAGCACAGCCACACGGAACTGGCCGGGCTTGCCAAGAATGTTGGCTCCATCATCTCGGTCATTCAGGACATCGCGGACCAGACCAACCTGCTCGCCCTCAATGCGGCCATCGAAGCCGCCCGAGCCGGTGAAGCTGGCCGCGGGTTCGCCGTGGTGGCGGACGAAGTCCGCAAGCTGGCCGAAAAGACCATGAACGCCACCGGCGACGTCACCCGAGTGATCACCAACATCCAGAAAGGCACCAAACGCAACTCCGAGGCCACGGATGCGGCGATCCGCTCCGTTGTCGATTCCGGCTCGCTCGTGGAGGAATCACGCGCCTCCCTGGAGGCCATCGTTACCATGAGCCAGGAAACCGCCGGACAGATTCAGGCCATAGCCGCCGCGGCCGAGGAGCAGTCGTCAGTATCCGACGCCGTGAACCAGGCCACCAGCGAAATCGAGGCCGCCTCTTCGGACGTTGCCCGGGCCATGGACGAATCCACACGCTCGATCCAGGAACTGGCGGACCTTTCCGGACGGCTCAAGGCCCTGATCGAGACCATGCGCAGCCATGCCGTGTGA
- a CDS encoding AlbA family DNA-binding domain-containing protein codes for MERSCNKAAVLDVVKRDMDYAVYAHGAVLTTPGGAPVASPKLRLLEHIVRDVTTAAPEELTALDFFHCERDVVETDTRTAEARFLHALSVDPVAARRFPGLGASAAPVNISLDTLDPDLPPMLFLYGGLSEALGRATSYLMENGHESALRDFSHFSAVVLQAFRDMPAYRRSPILILAERHGGGALLPFLLLTGRLSESEYANAVLSLEWYHYDGATASQRFRSLRDEARQAREYAEVCRAASREESAGSRVQELIARGECHHVEFKSTLRLNLHSGKNDPNISHASLKTIAAFLNSSGGTLLIGVRDDGSIEGIETDGFPNEDRFGLHLWQLVESTLGGCACPFVSSRYESLDGRVVCSVSCSESPRPVFLQSRKGDEEFWVRVGPSSRQLGVREALDYIKLRFRQD; via the coding sequence ATGGAACGCTCCTGCAACAAGGCGGCGGTCCTGGATGTGGTGAAGCGCGACATGGACTATGCCGTGTACGCCCACGGCGCAGTGCTGACCACGCCGGGTGGAGCTCCGGTGGCTTCGCCGAAGCTGCGCCTGCTGGAGCATATCGTGCGGGACGTGACAACGGCGGCGCCCGAGGAGTTGACTGCTCTGGATTTCTTCCACTGCGAGCGCGATGTAGTGGAGACCGACACCCGGACGGCCGAAGCGCGGTTCCTTCACGCGTTGAGCGTCGACCCTGTCGCCGCCCGGCGTTTTCCTGGGTTGGGCGCATCCGCCGCACCGGTTAATATTTCTCTGGATACGCTCGATCCGGACTTGCCGCCTATGCTCTTCCTGTACGGCGGGTTGAGCGAAGCCCTGGGCAGGGCGACCAGCTATCTCATGGAGAACGGCCACGAATCAGCCCTGCGCGACTTCTCGCATTTCAGCGCCGTTGTGCTGCAAGCCTTCCGGGATATGCCGGCGTACCGGCGTTCTCCCATCCTCATCCTTGCCGAACGCCACGGCGGCGGCGCGTTGCTGCCGTTTCTGCTGCTGACCGGCAGGCTGAGCGAATCCGAGTACGCAAATGCTGTGCTGAGTCTGGAGTGGTATCACTATGACGGTGCTACGGCGTCCCAACGGTTCCGAAGTCTGCGCGACGAGGCCCGCCAGGCCAGGGAATACGCCGAAGTGTGCCGCGCAGCTTCCCGGGAAGAGTCCGCAGGCTCCAGAGTCCAGGAACTCATCGCCCGCGGGGAGTGCCACCATGTGGAGTTCAAGTCCACGCTGCGGCTCAACCTGCATTCCGGCAAGAACGACCCGAACATCTCCCATGCCAGCCTGAAGACCATCGCCGCGTTCCTCAACTCATCCGGCGGCACATTGCTCATAGGCGTGCGGGATGACGGGTCCATCGAAGGCATAGAGACAGACGGCTTTCCCAACGAGGACCGCTTCGGCCTGCACCTGTGGCAGCTGGTTGAATCCACGCTGGGTGGGTGCGCATGTCCGTTCGTATCCAGCCGGTACGAGTCGCTGGACGGTCGCGTGGTGTGCAGCGTTTCTTGTTCGGAAAGCCCTCGTCCCGTCTTCCTTCAGTCCAGAAAAGGAGACGAGGAATTCTGGGTCCGGGTCGGTCCATCCAGTCGGCAACTCGGCGTCCGCGAAGCATTGGATTACATCAAGCTTCGCTTCAGACAGGATTGA